GGAATGCCTTGGCATAGACGCGGCGGGTGAGCTCCTGCTTGAGTCTTGCGCTGAGGCTGCGCGGGTCGAATCGGTGCACCGTGTACCAGAGACCGTTCCGGGCATACCAGGGCGGGGTTCCATCCATCGCCACCACGTACGGGACGCGGCTTCGGAACCGCCAAAGGAACATGCAGATGGTCTGTTGAAAGAACCAGGCGGCGTCGAACCGGCCACCTTGCCGCTCCAACTTGCCGATTTCCCAGCCGGTAAGCAGAGAATTCCGGATCGTGCCCGGGAGCAGCGAGCGACGGGGGCGCCGATCGAGCCGCTTGCTCTCCGCGTCCATCTCCACCCCCAGCCAAGCGGAGCTGACGTCCGGCCGGCCGGAGATCTGGTCCTCCAGGTTTTTCAAAATCGTCGCGTTCCCGCCGGCCATGTAGGCAGCGAAGAGCAGCCGCGGATTCATTCCGGAGCCTGCAGGGGCTTCTCCGGCGCGCGCAGCTTCCGCAACCCGTCGCGCCAGTTGGCCGGAAGCCTGCTCCATAGATGGCGGGCCAGTCCCGCCGAGACAAGCCCGTGGGTCCTCCGCTGGTGCAAGAACGCGATCCGCTCCCGCTCCAGCCTGCGCCGCAGCGACTCTTCGAGGAGAGCGACGAAGTTCTTCGCTTTCGCCGCGCGCGCCCCACTGCGGAACATCAAGAGCGCCCAGTTAGGCACGTCGACCGCGCCAAACTGGTATTTGTAGCGCACGGAGCCGCGGAGGAAGTCGAAGACGCGGACGCCCTGGGGAACCAGCTCTTCCATGCACAGGCAATGCAGGACCAGCCCCGGCGAGTACTTGAGCGCCTCGCCTGAGTTGCGGAGGCCGCTCAGGTAGAAGGAGACCTCGTCGCGGTGCCTGAAGTTGCACGCTGCAGCCACCCGTTCGCCATCGAGGCGCAGGAAAGTGAGAAAGAGCCACCCCCGGTCGAAAAAGGCCCGCGCGACCGCGCGCTGGAAGGCCGCGACGGTGGGCTCCGCGAAGACGCCCTTTTTGCCTGCGCTCGTCCACCTTTGCTGGTGCATCTCCATGAACTGTTCGATGTCGGCCTCGACCCGGTCGAAGGTCCGGCTCACCTCCAACTCCACGCGAAATCGTTCGCGCATCTGACGCATCCGTTTGATCAGGTGGCGCCGCCGGATGCCGCCGAACGACTCGAGCGTCTCCTTCCAGGTGTCCTTCAGCAAGGTCCGCGGGCATTGCT
This DNA window, taken from Deltaproteobacteria bacterium, encodes the following:
- a CDS encoding GNAT family N-acetyltransferase, with product MTESMGGERPPAGTARVEGPVAAIGLGRPKLDLKVVTSTAGLDALRSKWSDLHLRTGASVFQSYEWQRTWWAHFGENVNSRSLHIVVLEAEGEVVAIAPFVVEAIPIAPMLGLRRLVFLGTGMSDYLDLLVRTGLEAACCARIAAHLAQQASSFDMLLLSDIPDRSATRSPLFDALCAHGFEGRTLVVEQCPRTLLKDTWKETLESFGGIRRRHLIKRMRQMRERFRVELEVSRTFDRVEADIEQFMEMHQQRWTSAGKKGVFAEPTVAAFQRAVARAFFDRGWLFLTFLRLDGERVAAACNFRHRDEVSFYLSGLRNSGEALKYSPGLVLHCLCMEELVPQGVRVFDFLRGSVRYKYQFGAVDVPNWALLMFRSGARAAKAKNFVALLEESLRRRLERERIAFLHQRRTHGLVSAGLARHLWSRLPANWRDGLRKLRAPEKPLQAPE